From the genome of Impatiens glandulifera chromosome 9, dImpGla2.1, whole genome shotgun sequence, one region includes:
- the LOC124916799 gene encoding E3 ubiquitin-protein ligase cblA-like: MEIGAGGGDSWRRRSKESSHLRDFIQLKEEQQQQEESRRNSLTAHQTLSDVLGEPHTLAPPPSALPVQSNRTLLDIIREEDHHHHPNSTTANNKNKTSWKAFTEKLRLSRTGTITTTVHIPNPNRRSTSQSQSNGLQSSNNSTPPDLDLGRESLSNLLLRSSSETNGSNNQQQQQAVITLVNSSSSSSSSSSSSGENVQGVGMSLMALLEVGENGEREPAADVGISLMELLEETDREIGLEDHTNPYEEDEDEDGESENEMQLVVGEGDLNLMNRCCVCMVRHKGAAFIPCGHAFCRICSRELWVQRGSCPLCNGLILEILDIF, from the coding sequence aTGGAAATCGGAGCTGGAGGAGGAGACAGTTGGAGAAGACGATCGAAGGAGTCTTCTCACCTTCGAGATTTTATACAATTGAaagaagaacaacaacaacaagaagaaTCTCGCCGGAATTCATTAACCGCTCATCAAACCTTGAGTGATGTCCTCGGCGAACCGCATACACTAGCGCCGCCGCCGTCGGCACTTCCGGTTCAATCGAACCGCACTCTGCTCGACATCATACGAGaagaagatcatcatcatcatccaaacAGCACTACGGCTAACAACAAGAATAAGACAAGCTGGAAAGCCTTCACGGAGAAACTCCGTCTCTCCCGTACAGGTACAATCACAACCACAGTACATATTCCAAACCCTAACCGCCGGTCAACGTCGCAGAGTCAATCTAACGGACTCCAATCGTCGAACAACAGTACTCCCCCCGATCTAGATCTAGGTCGAGAATCATTATCAAATCTACTACTAAGATCCAGCAGCGAGACTAATGGAAGCAAcaatcaacaacaacaacaagcaGTGATAACATTGGTTaattcctcttcctcctcctcttcctcttcctcttcctccgGTGAGAATGTGCAGGGAGTTGGAATGTCTCTAATGGCTCTGCTGGAAGTGGGGGAGAATGGAGAAAGGGAGCCGGCGGCGGATGTGGGAATCTCTCTAATGGAGCTGCTGGAGGAGACAGATCGGGAAATAGGATTGGAAGATCATACTAATCCAtacgaagaagatgaagatgaagatggagAATCGGAGAATGAGATGCAATTAGTAGTAGGAGAAGGGGATTTGAATTTGATGAACAGATGCTGTGTATGTATGGTGAGACACAAAGGAGCAGCTTTTATACCTTGTGGCCATGCATTCTGCAGAATATGCTCTAGAGAACTTTGGGTTCAAAGAGGAAGCTGCCCTCTCTGTAATGGCCTAATTCTAGAAATTCTTGATATCTTTTGA
- the LOC124915019 gene encoding UDP-glycosyltransferase 87A1-like yields the protein MFHLVAVPYPGRGHINPMMNLCKLILASPMITAANRSISITFVVTEEWRDLMGSDEICPESIRLETIPNVLPSEKVRTDDIPGFIDAAMNKMGEPVDRLLDRLDLPATAIIADTFLHWAVDIGNRRNIPVASLWTMSASVFAILHHFDLFVQNGHYPMDSSETTGDEQLATYIPGLAPIRLADLPTIFHLKGRNLLDKAIIGFSKVHRVQFLVFTSFFDLEPDVRSSLKSQFPFPVLSVGPLIPYRDLHHNNNNQIISPSPELQWLDSQPHSSVLYISLGSFLSVSPEQMDDIAAGIKESGVSFIWVARGESSRIRSYLGEDYRGGLVVEWCEQLRVLCHSSIGGFWSHCGWNSTMESIFAGVPMITFPLHMDQVPNSKLIVDDLKIGVRMNNNNKKKKKKNGYKEEEMVKSLMDENSGVRNKMVKREMITEIVKNFMDENNGERREMVIRANELKEMNRRAIGEGGSSQLDLEFFINAISI from the exons ATGTTCCATTTGGTGGCAGTGCCGTATCCAGGAAGAGGCCACATTAATCCCATGATGAATCTCTGTAAGTTAATCTTAGCATCTCCGATGATCACCGCCGCCAACCGCTCCATATCCATCACTTTTGTCGTGACCGAGGAGTGGCGTGACCTAATGGGCTCCGACGAGATCTGCCCGGAATCCATTCGACTGGAGACCATCCCCAACGTTTTACCATCTGAGAAGGTACGAACAGACGACATACCCGGCTTCATCGATGCTGCTATGAATAAGATGGGGGAACCGGTCGACAGGCTCTTGGACCGGCTGGATCTGCCGGCGACGGCGATTATAGCCGATACTTTTTTGCACTGGGCGGTGGATATAGGAAATCGGAGGAATATTCCGGTGGCGTCGCTGTGGACGATGTCGGCTTCCGTCTTTGCCATATTACATCATTTTGATCTTTTTGTCCAAAACGGTCATTATCCGATGGATTCATCAG AGACGACCGGAGACGAACAACTGGCGACTTACATTCCCGGCCTAGCTCCGATCCGACTAGCCGATCTGCCGACCATCTTCCACCTCAAAGGCAGAAATCTTCTAGACAAAGCCATTATAGGATTCTCCAAAGTACACAGAGTGCAATTCCTCGTATTCACCTCTTTCTTCGACTTAGAACCCGATGTCCGGTCCTCCCTCAAATCCCAATTCCCATTTCCAGTCCTCTCCGTCGGCCCCCTCATACCCTACCGCGATCTCCatcacaacaacaacaaccagaTCATCTCTCCCAGTCCAGAGCTCCAATGGCTCGACTCCCAGCCCCACTCCTCCGTCCTCTACATCTCTCTCGGGAGCTTCCTCTCTGTATCCCCTGAGCAGATGGACGATATCGCCGCCGGAATAAAGGAATCCGGCGTCAGTTTCATCTGGGTGGCACGCGGGGAGTCATCCCGGATAAGGTCGTACTTGGGTGAAGATTACAGAGGAGGGTTAGTAGTGGAATGGTGCGAGCAGTTGAGGGTTCTGTGTCACAGTTCGATCGGAGGGTTTTGGAGCCATTGCGGGTGGAATTCAACAATGGAGAGTATTTTCGCGGGGGTGCCGATGATTACATTTCCTTTACATATGGATCAGGTGCCGAACAGTAAGTTGATTGTAGATGATTTGAAGATTGGGGTGAggatgaataataataataagaagaagaagaagaagaatggttACAAAGAAGAAGAGATGGTGAAGAGTTTGATGGATGAAAATAGTGGAGTGAGGAATAAGATGGTCAAGAGAGAGATGATAACGGAGATAGTGAAGAATTTCATGGATGAAAACAatggagagaggagagagatgGTGATTAGGGCTAATGAGTTGAAGGAGATGAATCGCAGAGCAATTGGTGAAGGAGGATCTTCTCAATTGGACCTTGAATTTTTTATCAATGCCATTTCTATTtag
- the LOC124915524 gene encoding UDP-glycosyltransferase 87A1-like yields MMVKAANDDGGRMFHLVAVPYPGRGHINPMINLCKLILASPPMIANRSIAITFIVTEEWRDLLSSDENWPESIRLETITNVLPSEKVRTNDIPSFIDAVFNKMGEPVDNVLDRLELPATAIMADTFLHWAVDIGNRRNIPVVSLWTMSASVFAILYHFDLFVQNGHYPPIHISSETTGGGGGGDEQLATYIPGLAPIRLADLPTIFHNKDRNHVDKAILGFSKVNRVQFLVFTSFFDLEPDVRSSLKSQFPFPVLSVGPLIPYRDLHHNNNSQIISPTPSPELQWLDSHPHSSVLYISLGSFLSVSPEQMDEIAAGMKESGVSFIWVARGESSRIRSYLGDDYRGGLVVEWCEQLRVLCHSSIGGFWSHCGWNSTMESIFAGVPMITFPLLIDQVPNSKLIVDDLKIGVRMKGYKEEMVKRERITEIVKCFMDENSGERRGMVIRAKELKEMNHRAIDEGGSSRLDLESFIKAISI; encoded by the exons ATGATGGTTAAGGCGGCTAACGACGACGGCGGTAGAATGTTCCACTTGGTGGCGGTGCCGTATCCGGGGAGAGGTCACATTAATCCGATGATAAATCTCTGCAAGTTAATCTTAGCATCTCCTCCAATGATCGCCAACCGCTCCATAGCCATCACTTTCATCGTGACCGAGGAATGGCGTGACCTACTGAGCTCGGACGAGAACTGGCCGGAATCCATTCGACTGGAGACCATCACCAACGTTTTACCATCTGAGAAGGTACGAACAAACGACATACCCAGTTTCATCGATGCTGTTTTCAATAAGATGGGAGAGCCGGTCGACAACGTCTTGGACCGCCTGGAGCTGCCGGCGACGGCGATTATGGCCGATACTTTCTTGCACTGGGCGGTAGATATAGGAAATCGAAGGAATATTCCGGTGGTGTCGCTGTGGACTATGTCGGCTTCCGTCTTTGcaatattatatcattttgaTCTTTTTGTTCAAAATGGTCATTATCCTCCGATTCATATATCCTCCG AGACGaccggaggaggaggaggaggagacgAACAACTGGCGACTTACATTCCCGGCTTAGCTCCGATCCGACTTGCCGATCTTCCGACCATCTTCCATAACAAAGACAGAAATCATGTCGACAAAGCCATTTTAGGATTCTCCAAAGTAAACAGAGTGCAATTCCTCGTATTCACCTCTTTCTTCGACCTCGAACCCGACGTCCGGTCTTCCCTCAAATCCCAATTCCCATTTCCCGTCCTATCCGTCGGCCCCCTCATCCCCTACCGCGATCTCCATCACAACAATAACAGCCAGATCATCTCTCCCACTCCCAGTCCAGAGCTCCAATGGCTCGACTCCCATCCCCACTCCTCCGTCCTCTACATCTCTCTCGGAAGCTTCCTCTCTGTATCCCCTGAGCAGATGGACGAGATCGCCGCCGGAATGAAGGAATCCGGCGTCAGTTTCATCTGGGTGGCACGCGGGGAGTCATCCCGGATAAGGTCGTATTTGGGCGATGATTACAGAGGAGGGTTAGTAGTGGAATGGTGCGAGCAGTTGAGGGTTCTGTGTCACAGTTCGATCGGAGGGTTTTGGAGCCACTGCGGGTGGAATTCTACTATGGAGAGTATTTTCGCGGGGGTTCCGATGATTACATTTCCGTTACTTATTGATCAGGTGCCGAACAGTAAGTTGATAGTGGATGATTTGAAGATTGGGGTGAGGATGAAGGGTTacaaagaagaaatggtgaagaggGAGAGGATAACGGAGATAGTGAAGTGTTTCATGGATGAAAACAGTGGAGAGAGGAGAGGGATGGTGATTAGGGCAAAAGAGTTGAAGGAGATGAATCACAGAGCAATTGATGAAGGAGGCTCCTCTCGGTTGGACCTTGAATCTTTCATCAAAGCCATTTctatttag
- the LOC124916302 gene encoding phosphatidylinositol/phosphatidylcholine transfer protein SFH9, producing MQGDVVHSEDNDRTKRSDLDVSEDERRRSRIRSLKKKTMNASSRLTHTLRKRSRRVVPCRFAAISIADVRDEKEEEAVNAFRQELMANYLLLSRHDDYHTMLRFLKARKFDLDKSIQMWADMLNWRKENRVDTIIQDFIYEEREEVQKYYPHGYHGIDKEGRPVYIERLGKVEPSKLMNVTTVDRFLKYHVQGFEKTFAEKFPACSVMAKRHIYSTTTILDVHGVNWMTFGKVAHDLIMRMQKIDGDNYPETLNQMYIVNSGNGFKLLWNTIKSFLDPRTTAKIHVLGKQFQSKLLEVIDSSELPDFLGGTCHCPHEGGCLGSNKGPWNDAEVMKLVHLGEATYMNSINLSDGDESETRPFTSKGESREIISNEAGLDTVQSTSEIVPAISPQDEGGMDLMSSLTSGPMELINDRVADGVDSRSKCYKEEMLTYPELISCITDINITSEIRERRWTKKFMISLFLNLFKLFLRIYHLIPTLGRYFARNNVGRQVEANRESESTNSSSEENAVPQVREESLLRPCCERLQLLEAMVSELLNKPKSIPQEKNDMLLQSLDRIKSIEFDLQKTKKALLATASKQVELAESMETLMEGDVNVSNSCWVRSRRPYTCGR from the exons ATGCAAG GAGATGTTGTACATTCGGAAGATAATGACAGGACAAAGAGATCCGATTTAGATGTTTCTGAAGACGAGAGGAGAAGATCTAGGATCAGATCtctgaagaagaagacaatgaaTGCTTCATCTAGACTTACACACACACTGCGGAAACGCAGCAGGCGCGTTGTTCCTTGTCGATTTGCTGCAATTTCGATCGCTGATGTGCGAGATGAGAAGGAGGAAGAGGCTGTGAATGCGTTTCGTCAGGAATTGATGGCCAATTATCTGCTTCTTTCTCGTCACGATGACTACCATACAATGCTGAG ATTTCTGAAAGCAAGGAAATTTGACCTTGATAAAAGCATTCAGATGTGGGCAGATATGCTTAACTGGAGGAAGGAAAACAGAGTTGACACAATTATTCAG GATTTCATCTACGAGGAAAGAGAGGAAGTTCAGAAGTATTATCCTCATGGTTATCATGGCATAGACAAAGAGGGAAGGCCTGTTTATATTGAGAGGCTTGGGAAAGTTGAACCCAGTAAGCTTATGAATGTGACAACAGTGGATAGGTTCTTAAAATATCACGTGCAGGGGTTTGAAAAGACCTTTGCCGAGAAGTTCCCAGCCTGTTCTGTTATGGCCAAGCGGCATATATATTCTACTACAACAATATTGGATGTTCATGGAGTT AACTGGATGACTTTTGGCAAGGTTGCACATGATCTGATTATGCGAATGCAGAAAATAGATGGTGATAACTATCCTGAG ACTCTAAATCAAATGTACATTGTCAACTCTGGTAATGGATTCAAACTACTATGGAACACAATAAAGAGCTTTCTTGATCCTAGGACAACGGCTAAGATACAT GTCCTGGGTAAACAATTCCAGAGTAAACTGTTGGAAGTCATAGATTCCAG TGAGTTGCCTGATTTTCTTGGTGGAACTTGCCATTGCCCACATGAAGGTGGATGCCTTGGTTCTAATAAGGGACCATGGAATGATGCAGAAGTAATGAAG TTAGTTCATCTTGGTGAAGCAACATACATGAATTCTATCAATCTTTCTGATGGAGATGAATCTGAAACCAGGCCCTTTACTTCTAAG GGAGAAAGTAGAGAAATTATTTCAAATGAGGCCGGGTTGGACACTGTACAAAGCACATCAGAAATTGTGCCAGCCATTTCACCTCAAGATGAA GGCGGGATGGATCTCATGTCATCTCTTACCTCTGGCCCTATGGAACTCATCAATGATCGTGTTGCAGATGGTGTTGATTCAAGGAGTAAGTGCTA taaagaagAGATGTTGACTTACCCTGAACTGATTTCTTGCATTACAGATATTAACATAACAAGTGAGATAAGAGAAAGAAGATGGACCAAGAAATTTATGATAAGCTTGTTTCTCAACctgttcaaattatttttgcgCATTTATCATTTAATCCCAACATTGGGAAGATATTTTGCACGAAATAATGTTGGACGGCAGGTGGAAGCAAACCGCGAGTCTGAATCTACTAATTCAAGCTCTGAAGAGAATGCTGTTCCTCAGGTCAGAGAAGAAAGCCTCCTCCGCCCATGTTGCGAGAGACTGCAACTTCTAGAAGCAATGGTGTCTGAACTGTTGAACAAACCCAAAAGCATTCCTCAAGAGAAAAATGACATGCTTCTTCAGTCCCTAGATCGTATAAAGTCAATTGAGTTTGACTTGCAAAAGACTAAGAAA GCACTGCTTGCAACTGCGTCGAAGCAAGTGGAGCTTGCTGAATCAATGGAAACCCTAATGGAGGGAGATGTAAAT GTGTCCAACTCTTGTTGGGTAAGGAGTAGGCGGCCTTATACATGTGGTAGATga
- the LOC124915231 gene encoding uncharacterized protein LOC124915231, which produces MEAYLWIRSSLSRPKTTKFPSLAVSGDGKNQSSKVDEEELYGVTTQLIDFVKAFNFDTFRNFPLQDEQEGSSRDSAIPPRNYEKEKKDLSDWQERHASLVLSKVKELSQLRFRLCPRYLKELQFWRIYFKLVKIHVNEYELRAVRAEKLRQMAMGMEDSSNRSSYEVEMAETNQFTSSVPSSAPLEGLDTPSSDIQ; this is translated from the exons ATGGAGGCATATTTGTGGATTCGAAGCAGCCTCTCCAGACCCAAAACGACCAAATTCCCATCTTTAGCCGTTTCTGGCGACGGCAAGAACCAATCCTCGAAAGTAGACGAGGAAGAGCTCTATGGAGTCACTACCCAATTGATCGATTTTGTCAAGGCCTTCAATTTCGATACATTCAGAAATTTCCCCCTTCaag ATGAACAGGAGGGATCAAGTAGAGATAGTGCGATTCCTCCGAGGAATtatgagaaagaaaagaaagattTATCTGATTGGCAAGAACGGCATGCGTCGCTTGTGCTATCCAAAGTCAAG GAACTATCTCAACTGAGATTTAGGTTATGCCCCCGTTATTTGAAAGAGCTGCAATTCTGGAGAATATACTTCAAACTTGTCAAGATCCATGTTAATGA ATACGAATTGAGAGCGGTTAGAGCTGAAAAGCTGAGGCAGATGGCTATGGGCATGGAAGATTCCTCGAATAGAAGTTCGTATGAAGTGGAAATGGCGGAGACGAATCAATTCACTAGTTCAGTTCCTTCTTCGGCCCCTTTGGAAGGACTCGATACTCCTTCCTCTGATATTCAGTAA
- the LOC124915469 gene encoding cyclin-dependent kinase inhibitor 3 — MGKYMRKAKISGDVTVMDLAQPSFGVRTRAKTLALQKLQSPPESTYLQLRSRRLEKLLPSVDDSKKLHLRKQQDIKHLDSSTTQNPSSRLSPKELNSVSVESCSKGRKEKTNDGFISRGGGGDEKNNNDFGVETSSGENHPSGFRRRERMIEGSSDASLCSTTRLRLLERNHHVVTTWEMDEFFSGSEELEQKQFSDKYNFDVVNDMPLPGRFEWVRVEP, encoded by the exons ATGGGAAAGTACATGAGGAAAGCCAAAATCTCCGGCGACGTCACGGTAATGGACCTCGCCCAGCCTTCCTTTGGTGTCCGAACCAGGGCTAAAACCCTAGCCCTTCAAAAACTCCAATCACCCCCCGAATCCACCTATCTTCAGCTCCGAAGCCGACGCCTCGAAAAGCTTCTCCCTTCTGTCGATGATTCCAAGAAGCTGCACCTGAGAAAGCAACAGGATATCAAACATCTTGATTCTTCTACTACCCAAAACCCTAGCTCCAGGCTAAGTCCGAAGGAGCTCAATTCCGTTTCTGTCGAGAGCTGTTCCAAGGGTAGAAAAGAGAAAACGAATGATGGGTTTATCTCGAGAGGGGGAGGAGGAGAtgaaaagaataataatgattttgGTGTCGAGACTTCCTCTGGAGAGAACCATCCTTCTGGTTTTAGAAGACGAGAAAG GATGATTGAGGGATCATCTGATGCATCACTTTGTTCAACCACAAGGTTGAGGCTATTGGAAAGGAATCATCATGTGGTGACAACATGGGAAATGGATGAGTTCTTTTCTGGTTCAGAAGAGCTGGAACAAAAGCAATTCAGTGACAA GTACAATTTTGATGTTGTGAATGATATGCCCCTGCCAGGTCGATTCGAATGGGTGAGAGTGGAACCATGA